The Nocardioides pantholopis genome window below encodes:
- a CDS encoding PP2C family protein-serine/threonine phosphatase codes for MTTAAFNRSAERKSMLRFAGHGVSDVGLVRPGNEDAGYVGPYVALVADGVGGAAAGEVAAATTAYAASEVALARLGDPPEDVVLAAWEAARAGVQLAVQRDLERLGMATTLTMLVCDGDRVALGHVGDSRAYLLRSGVLERISTDHTYVQRLVERGQLAPEAAGRHPWRNMVLRSVDGDPAGPGLDVTPVDARPGDRLLLCSDGLTDLVPDEVVGALLATPAADAAAEALVAAALAAGGRDNVTCIVLDLETGPRVPAAGAPLGALVEPGNVVDPATARPGGSPDAG; via the coding sequence ATGACCACCGCGGCGTTCAACCGCAGTGCGGAGAGGAAGTCCATGCTGAGGTTCGCGGGACACGGAGTCAGTGACGTGGGCCTGGTGCGCCCGGGCAACGAGGATGCCGGGTACGTCGGTCCCTACGTCGCCCTGGTCGCCGACGGCGTCGGTGGGGCGGCGGCCGGGGAGGTCGCGGCCGCGACCACGGCGTACGCCGCGTCGGAGGTCGCGCTGGCCCGCCTGGGGGACCCGCCCGAGGACGTCGTGCTGGCCGCCTGGGAGGCGGCGCGGGCGGGCGTCCAGCTCGCGGTCCAGCGCGACCTCGAGCGGCTCGGGATGGCGACCACGCTCACGATGCTGGTGTGCGACGGCGACCGGGTGGCCCTGGGGCACGTGGGGGACTCACGCGCCTACCTGCTGCGGTCGGGAGTGCTGGAGCGGATCTCCACCGACCACACCTACGTCCAGCGGCTCGTGGAGCGCGGCCAGCTGGCTCCGGAGGCGGCCGGTCGGCACCCGTGGCGCAACATGGTGCTGCGCTCGGTGGACGGCGACCCGGCCGGCCCCGGGCTCGACGTGACACCGGTCGACGCCCGACCGGGGGACCGGCTGCTGCTGTGCTCCGACGGGTTGACCGACCTCGTGCCCGACGAGGTCGTCGGCGCCCTGCTCGCCACGCCCGCCGCGGACGCGGCGGCCGAGGCCCTGGTGGCCGCGGCGCTGGCGGCCGGTGGACGCGACAACGTCACCTGCATCGTCCTGGACCTGGAGACCGGCCCGCGGGTCCCGGCCGCGGGGGCGCCGCTGGGCGCCCTGGTGGAGCCGGGCAACGTCGTCGACCCGGCCACGGCGCGCCCGGGAGGCTCACCCGACGCCGGCTGA
- a CDS encoding tetratricopeptide repeat protein yields the protein MDRSDEQAKYDGPDLPAEVSGQELDRAVAAQLKGLPEKLAARVARHLVAAGLYIDEDPELAYQHALAARARVGRLAVVREAVGEAAYAAGHYAEALAELRAAKRMNGATAYLPIMADCHRALGHPEQALKLAKSPSVANFAPEAKAEMTIVEAGARRDMGQLDAALRTLELAPLLSKSRDPWVVRLRYAYADILESAGRGNDALTWFHRTMAIDSEQLTDAAERADALEKKLSQG from the coding sequence GTGGACCGGTCCGATGAGCAGGCCAAGTACGACGGTCCGGACCTGCCCGCTGAAGTCTCCGGTCAGGAGCTGGACCGTGCCGTCGCCGCGCAGCTCAAGGGCCTCCCGGAGAAGCTCGCCGCGCGCGTCGCCCGGCACCTGGTGGCGGCGGGCCTCTACATCGACGAGGACCCCGAGCTGGCCTACCAGCACGCCCTCGCCGCACGGGCCCGCGTCGGCCGGCTCGCCGTGGTCCGCGAGGCCGTCGGCGAGGCGGCGTACGCCGCAGGCCACTACGCCGAGGCGCTCGCCGAGCTGCGGGCCGCGAAGCGGATGAACGGCGCCACGGCGTACCTGCCGATCATGGCTGACTGTCACCGCGCCCTGGGTCACCCCGAGCAGGCGCTCAAGCTGGCCAAGAGCCCGTCGGTGGCGAACTTCGCGCCGGAGGCCAAGGCCGAGATGACGATCGTCGAGGCGGGCGCCCGTCGGGACATGGGCCAGCTCGACGCCGCGCTGCGCACGCTCGAGCTCGCGCCGCTGCTCTCGAAGAGCAGGGACCCCTGGGTGGTGCGGCTGCGGTACGCCTACGCCGACATCCTGGAGTCCGCCGGACGCGGGAACGACGCGCTCACCTGGTTCCACCGGACCATGGCGATCGACAGCGAGCAGCTCACCGATGCTGCCGAGCGCGCCGACGCGCTGGAGAAGAAGCTCTCCCAGGGCTGA